TGGAGGCGCTGACGGCCGCCGGCTTCGCTGCCATCGCATGGCATTCCGGAGCCGGTTGGGCGCTGTTCCGCGATCTCCTGTTCTTCTCCCTGCTGGTGCCGATCGCGTTCATCGACCTCGACCACCGGATCATCCCAGACGAACTCTCCCTCGGCGGACTCGCAGCGGGGATGATCCTCTCCTTCCTTCCTGAGGGAGACTGGAAGGGAAGTGCGGCCGGGGCGCTACTGGGAGGGGGCGTGCTTTACGGAACGGCTTTCCTCTATGAAAAGGTCCGGGGGGCGGAGGGGATGGGTGGAGGCGACATCAAGCTGATCGCGATGATCGGGGCCTTTCTCGGGTGGCGGGGGGCCGTCCTCACGATATTCTTCGGGTCCCTGCTGGGGGTGGCGGGCGGACTGCTTGCGATGCGGAAAGGCGGCGAGGGGCTCCGGACCGCCATACCGTTCGGTCCCTACCTGTGCGTCGCCGCCCTGCTCGCCCGTTACCTTGGGGGGGAGGTCTGGGGCCGCATCGTCATCTGAACACGGAATTGTCGGACTGGATGGGCACTCCCGCCTTGGTGATGGTCCACCAGTCTCCCGTCATCTGGCGGATCCCCGTCGCCAACCCCAGGAAATCCAGCCCAGTGTTGTCCAAGGTCACCGACAAATCGTAGTAATCGTACTTCAGCGGGTCGAAACCCAGGATAGACAGGTTCGCCGTGTACCTTTCCATCTCGCTGAAGTACGTCTCCTCGGTCTTGTGCAGGTGCTTCAGGGCGACCTGCGCCTGCGTCATGCGGGCCTTGTTCACCATATGCCGGTATCCGTAGGTGGCGAGGGAAGCAAGGATTCCGATGATCATGATGACGATCAGGAGCTCGATGAGGGTAAATCCTGTGCCGCCGGCCGAAGGACGGGTCATGGTTTCGTCTTCTTTCCGGCGAGCTTTGCGGACAGCTCCGTGAGGAGCTCCGCCGTCGGCTGGAAATAGTCCCCTTCGCGGAACGTGACCTTCTCCGGGTATTCGTCCCGCAGCAGCTTGCGCAGCGTCTCGTCGATCCGGTAGACGGGGCCCGCGATCCGGTGCGAGAAGACGAGCGCGTAGATGAAGATCCCGCCGAACGAGAGAAGCAGACCGGGCCAGATCCTCTCGTGCAGGACGAGAAGCTCGGTCGCGGCGGGCTCGAGCGCCTCCGGCTCCTGCGTGGTCGCGAGGGCGTAGAAGGAAGGGGCGAACACGAGCAGGACACCCGCAAGGAAGAGAAGGGTCAGGATCAGCAGGAACCGGAACGCCAGGCCGAACTGGAACGTACGATCCACGAGTCTCGTACGGCGACGATTATCCGCTGGCGCCAAAGTCGCCTCCCCGAATCGTTTTTGATATTCTACGGCCTGTGACTCCCGAGTCAATCGGAGCTTCCCGCCGGGGGGCCGGTTTCCGGAAACCGCTGTCGATCCGTGCCGGCGTGTTGATCCAGCTCGCGCTGGTGGCCACGGCTTCGCTCGCGCTGCTCGCCGTCTTCTCCCTGAAGGTCATCGAGGTCGCCCTGGAGCGGCGGCACGTGGAGGCGGGGATTTCGCTTGCCGAGGCGGTCCGGCGCGCGGCGGAAAAAGACGTTGTCTTTTCCGGTCCCGTTTCTCCGTACATCCGCGAGATCGTCCTGCTTCCGGAAGGCCCGGCGGACGGCCGCCCCGTCGTGGCTCCCGTCGGAGAGAAGGCCTTCCCCCTGCTGCCGATCTATCCCACGATGGACGTGACGCTGCCGATCGATCCTCCTCCGGCTCCGGCGGGGGGCGGCGTCGCGGCGCCGCGCGGGATCCGCGTTCGATTCCACTCGCCGGGGATCGCCGGCGAGGTACGGACTCTCGTGAACATCACCGTTCTCCTGGCGGGGATCGACGTTGCGATCCTGGTTCTTTTCGGCGGGTTCCTCCTGAACCGCTCCGTCGTCGCGCCGATCCGGCGCCTCGCGGCGGCTACGGAACGGATCGCCGCGGGGGATTACGAGACCCGCGCCGAGGGGATCGAGGGGAACGAGGTGGGCCAGCTCGCCTCCTCCTTCAACCTGATGGTCGACGGGATCCTCGAGGCGCAGGAGCGGCTGCGCCGCTCCGGGCAGGAGATCGCCCGCTCCGAGAAGCTGGCCACCGTCGGCCGCCTGGCCGCCGGAGTCGCGCATGAGGTGGGCAGCCCGTTGATGGCGATCCGGGCCTACGGCGAGCATCTCCTGCGGAACCGGCCGGGACGGGAGGAATCCGAGGAGTGCCTGAAGAAGGTGATCGAGGAGACGCGCAAGATCGAACGGATCGTGCAGGGGCTTCTCTCCGTCGCTTCCCCCGGCGGGGGACGGGAAGGCGCCACGGACGTCAACGCCGTGGTCCGGAGGACGATCGAGATGGTCTCCTTCCGGGACATCTTCCGCGAGGTGGAGGTCCGGCTCGAGCTGGGAGAAGTCCCGCAGGCCGCGATCCTGGAGGACCGGTTCCGGCAGGTGCTCCTGAACCTCGTGCTCAACGCGGTCGACGCGATGGCCGGGAAGGGAACGCTGACCGTGCGAACCTGGACCATGGAGCGCTGGAATCCTGTCGCCGGGAGAACGCTGCACCGGAGATCGACCGATCCGCCGGGGATGGACGCCACGCCCCTGCGGAGCGGGGGCGACGGGACCGGGCGCGGCGTGGCGGTATCCGTCACGGACACGGGGGGGGGGATCCCGGCGGCGGACTTCCCGCTGGTCTTCGATCCGTTCTTCACCACAAAGGAACCCGGCAAG
The sequence above is a segment of the Thermodesulfobacteriota bacterium genome. Coding sequences within it:
- a CDS encoding prepilin peptidase, which translates into the protein MRDALVLPAFLLGACMGSFLNVVIHRLPRGESIVFPGSRCPACGRPIRPLENIPILGYLLLRGRCAGCGGRISARYPLVEALTAAGFAAIAWHSGAGWALFRDLLFFSLLVPIAFIDLDHRIIPDELSLGGLAAGMILSFLPEGDWKGSAAGALLGGGVLYGTAFLYEKVRGAEGMGGGDIKLIAMIGAFLGWRGAVLTIFFGSLLGVAGGLLAMRKGGEGLRTAIPFGPYLCVAALLARYLGGEVWGRIVI
- a CDS encoding prepilin-type N-terminal cleavage/methylation domain-containing protein translates to MTRPSAGGTGFTLIELLIVIMIIGILASLATYGYRHMVNKARMTQAQVALKHLHKTEETYFSEMERYTANLSILGFDPLKYDYYDLSVTLDNTGLDFLGLATGIRQMTGDWWTITKAGVPIQSDNSVFR
- a CDS encoding ATP-binding protein, translating into MTPESIGASRRGAGFRKPLSIRAGVLIQLALVATASLALLAVFSLKVIEVALERRHVEAGISLAEAVRRAAEKDVVFSGPVSPYIREIVLLPEGPADGRPVVAPVGEKAFPLLPIYPTMDVTLPIDPPPAPAGGGVAAPRGIRVRFHSPGIAGEVRTLVNITVLLAGIDVAILVLFGGFLLNRSVVAPIRRLAAATERIAAGDYETRAEGIEGNEVGQLASSFNLMVDGILEAQERLRRSGQEIARSEKLATVGRLAAGVAHEVGSPLMAIRAYGEHLLRNRPGREESEECLKKVIEETRKIERIVQGLLSVASPGGGREGATDVNAVVRRTIEMVSFRDIFREVEVRLELGEVPQAAILEDRFRQVLLNLVLNAVDAMAGKGTLTVRTWTMERWNPVAGRTLHRRSTDPPGMDATPLRSGGDGTGRGVAVSVTDTGGGIPAADFPLVFDPFFTTKEPGKGTGLGLSVSKTIVDGAGGEIQVESEAGKGTTFLVVLPPARKEGEPGNG